In Cloacibacterium caeni, a single window of DNA contains:
- the rpsC gene encoding 30S ribosomal protein S3 — MGQKTNPIGNRLGIIRGWDSNWFGGNDYGDRIAEDYKIRRYLEARLSKGGISRIYIERTLKLVTVTITTARPGLIIGKGGQEVDKLKEELKKITDKDIQINIFEIKRPELDAILVAESIAKQIENRISYRRAVKMAMTSTMRMGAEGIKVQISGRLNGAEMARSESFKEGRIPLSTFRADIDYHIGEALTQYGKLGVKVWIMKGEVYGKRELSPLVGQQKKAPAGKKRDRK; from the coding sequence ATGGGACAGAAGACAAATCCAATTGGTAATAGATTAGGAATCATCAGAGGATGGGATTCTAACTGGTTTGGTGGAAACGATTATGGAGACAGAATCGCAGAAGACTACAAAATCAGAAGATACCTTGAAGCTAGATTATCTAAAGGTGGTATCTCTAGAATCTACATCGAGAGAACCCTAAAATTAGTAACAGTAACAATCACTACTGCAAGACCAGGTCTTATCATCGGTAAAGGTGGTCAAGAAGTTGATAAACTTAAAGAAGAATTGAAAAAGATTACTGATAAAGACATCCAAATCAATATCTTCGAAATCAAAAGACCAGAACTAGACGCAATTCTAGTTGCAGAAAGTATTGCAAAACAGATTGAAAACAGAATCTCTTACAGAAGAGCTGTTAAAATGGCTATGACCAGCACTATGAGAATGGGTGCAGAAGGTATCAAAGTTCAAATCTCTGGTAGATTAAACGGAGCTGAAATGGCAAGAAGCGAGTCTTTCAAAGAAGGAAGAATCCCATTGTCTACTTTCAGAGCAGATATCGATTATCACATTGGTGAAGCACTTACTCAGTACGGTAAGCTAGGAGTGAAAGTTTGGATCATGAAGGGTGAAGTTTACGGCAAGAGAGAATTATCTCCACTT
- the rplV gene encoding 50S ribosomal protein L22, whose protein sequence is MGSRKQDSAIARKEANKDVVKASLNNCPSSPRKMRLVADIIRGENVDKALYILKYSKKDASNKLEKLLLSAIANWQTKNEGADIEAANLFVKEIYVDSARQLKRLRPAPQGRGYRIRKRSNHVTLVLGNKQDNQ, encoded by the coding sequence ATGGGATCAAGAAAACAAGATAGCGCAATCGCAAGAAAAGAAGCTAACAAAGACGTTGTAAAAGCTTCATTAAACAATTGTCCGTCTTCTCCAAGAAAAATGAGACTCGTTGCTGATATCATCCGTGGAGAAAACGTAGATAAAGCCCTATATATCCTTAAATATTCTAAAAAAGATGCTTCTAACAAGTTAGAAAAACTTTTACTTTCGGCTATTGCTAACTGGCAAACTAAAAACGAAGGTGCTGACATAGAAGCTGCTAATCTTTTTGTAAAAGAAATTTATGTGGATAGTGCAAGACAACTTAAGAGATTAAGACCTGCACCACAAGGTAGAGGTTACAGAATTAGAAAAAGATCTAATCACGTAACATTAGTATTAGGTAACAAACAAGATAATCAATAA
- the rpsS gene encoding 30S ribosomal protein S19 codes for MARSLKKGPFIAHHLEKKVQANIEQNKKTVIKTWSRASMISPDMVGQTIAVHNGKSFIPVYVTENMVGHKLGEFSPTRSFRGHAGNKNKGSR; via the coding sequence ATGGCAAGATCACTTAAAAAAGGACCTTTCATCGCTCATCATTTAGAAAAGAAGGTTCAGGCAAACATAGAACAAAATAAGAAGACAGTTATCAAAACATGGTCTAGAGCATCTATGATCTCTCCAGACATGGTAGGTCAAACTATCGCAGTACACAACGGGAAATCTTTTATCCCAGTTTATGTAACTGAAAACATGGTAGGACACAAGTTAGGCGAATTTTCTCCAACGAGATCTTTTAGAGGTCACGCAGGTAACAAAAATAAAGGTAGCAGATAA
- the rplB gene encoding 50S ribosomal protein L2, translating to MSVRKLKPITPGQRFRIVNNFEEITTNKPEKSLTVGLSKKGGRNNTGKMTMRYTGGGHKKKYRIIDFKRNKFDVAATVLSVEYDPNRTAFIALVEYTDGEKRYIVAPNGIKVGQTVVSGDNVEPEVGNAMKLKNIPLGTVISCIELRPGQGAILARSAGSSAQLTSRDGKYAIIKLPSGESRMILVECMAMIGSVSNSDHQLTVSGKAGRSRWLGKRPRTRAVAMNPVDHPMGGGEGRSSGGHPRSRNGKPAKGYKTRKKNKVSNRYIVSKRK from the coding sequence ATGTCTGTTAGAAAATTAAAACCTATCACCCCAGGACAGAGATTCAGAATTGTAAACAATTTTGAAGAAATTACTACCAACAAACCTGAGAAGTCTCTAACTGTAGGGCTTTCTAAAAAAGGAGGTAGAAATAACACTGGTAAAATGACCATGCGTTATACCGGAGGTGGACACAAGAAAAAGTACAGAATCATCGATTTCAAAAGAAATAAGTTTGATGTAGCTGCTACTGTTTTATCTGTGGAGTATGATCCAAACAGAACTGCGTTTATCGCTTTAGTAGAATACACTGATGGAGAAAAGAGATACATCGTTGCTCCAAACGGTATTAAAGTAGGTCAAACTGTAGTTTCTGGAGATAATGTAGAACCTGAAGTAGGAAATGCAATGAAATTGAAAAACATACCATTAGGTACTGTGATCTCTTGCATCGAACTAAGACCAGGACAAGGAGCTATCCTTGCTAGGAGTGCAGGTTCTTCTGCGCAATTAACTTCTAGAGATGGTAAATATGCAATCATTAAATTGCCTTCAGGAGAATCTAGAATGATTTTAGTAGAATGTATGGCTATGATTGGCTCAGTATCTAACTCAGATCACCAACTTACCGTTTCTGGTAAAGCAGGTAGAAGCAGATGGTTAGGTAAGAGACCAAGAACAAGAGCTGTAGCTATGAACCCTGTAGATCACCCAATGGGAGGTGGTGAAGGTAGATCTTCTGGTGGTCACCCAAGATCTAGAAACGGTAAACCAGCTAAAGGTTACAAGACTAGAAAGAAAAACAAAGTGTCTAACCGTTACATCGTATCTAAAAGAAAATAA
- the rplW gene encoding 50S ribosomal protein L23 produces MSVIIKPIISEKANSQSELSGVYTFLVNTKANKIQIKQAVEAAYSVKVEDVRTMIYAPKVSAKYTKKGLQVGKTNKLKKALVQLVEGETIDIFATN; encoded by the coding sequence ATGTCAGTTATTATTAAACCAATCATTTCAGAAAAAGCAAACAGCCAATCAGAATTGAGCGGAGTTTATACGTTTTTAGTAAATACTAAAGCTAATAAAATCCAAATCAAACAAGCTGTAGAAGCTGCTTATAGTGTAAAGGTAGAAGACGTAAGAACAATGATTTATGCTCCTAAAGTTTCTGCGAAATACACTAAAAAAGGACTTCAAGTTGGTAAAACCAATAAATTGAAGAAAGCTTTGGTTCAACTTGTAGAAGGTGAAACCATTGATATTTTTGCAACAAATTAA
- the rplD gene encoding 50S ribosomal protein L4 produces the protein MELVVLNTSGKETGRKVQLDEAIFGIEPNQHAVYLEVKQYLAAQRQGTHKSKERSEITASTRKLKKQKGSGSARYGDIKSPTFKGGGRVFGPKPRDYRFKLNKALKRLAKKSVLSQKMRENSIKVLEEVTFAAPKTKDFINVFNALGLEGKKALFVLAETNKNVYLSSRNLPKVKVLTYNEISSYDLVNAGEVVFFEGAVEKFQENLRK, from the coding sequence ATGGAACTAGTAGTATTAAATACATCAGGAAAAGAAACCGGAAGAAAAGTGCAACTAGACGAAGCTATCTTCGGAATTGAGCCAAATCAGCACGCGGTTTACTTAGAAGTGAAACAATACCTTGCTGCTCAAAGACAAGGAACTCATAAGTCTAAAGAAAGAAGCGAAATTACTGCTTCTACTAGAAAACTTAAAAAACAAAAAGGATCTGGTTCGGCTAGATATGGTGATATTAAATCTCCAACTTTCAAAGGTGGGGGTAGAGTATTCGGTCCTAAGCCAAGAGATTACAGATTCAAATTAAATAAAGCATTAAAAAGATTAGCTAAGAAATCTGTTCTTTCTCAAAAAATGAGAGAAAACTCTATTAAAGTATTAGAAGAAGTAACATTTGCTGCTCCTAAAACTAAAGATTTCATCAATGTATTTAATGCATTAGGTTTGGAAGGCAAAAAAGCATTATTCGTGCTTGCTGAAACAAACAAGAACGTATATTTGTCTTCAAGAAACTTACCGAAAGTAAAAGTTTTAACTTATAATGAGATTTCTTCTTATGACTTAGTTAATGCTGGTGAAGTAGTATTCTTCGAAGGTGCTGTAGAAAAATTTCAAGAAAATTTAAGAAAATAA
- the rplC gene encoding 50S ribosomal protein L3, giving the protein MSGIIGKKIGMTSLFNEEGKNIPCTVIQAGPCAVLQVRTEEVDGYKAVQLGFDDKSEKNVSKALAGHFKKAGSTPKAKIVEFRNEFEHEVKVGDQVIVDMFNEGEYVDVTGTSKGKGFQGVVKRHNFGGVMQATHGQHNRLRAPGSIGAGSDPSRVFKGLRMAGRMGGKQVTVQNLQVLKVDTEQNLLVVKGAVPGAKNSYVIIKKWN; this is encoded by the coding sequence ATGTCAGGTATTATTGGTAAAAAAATCGGTATGACATCTTTGTTTAACGAAGAAGGGAAGAATATCCCTTGTACAGTTATTCAAGCTGGTCCATGCGCGGTTTTACAGGTCAGAACCGAAGAAGTTGACGGTTACAAAGCGGTGCAACTAGGTTTCGATGACAAGAGTGAGAAGAACGTATCTAAAGCGTTAGCTGGTCATTTCAAAAAGGCTGGTTCTACGCCAAAGGCGAAAATCGTGGAGTTTAGAAATGAATTCGAACACGAAGTGAAAGTAGGAGATCAAGTAATCGTAGACATGTTCAACGAAGGTGAATATGTAGACGTAACAGGTACTTCTAAAGGTAAAGGTTTCCAAGGGGTTGTTAAAAGACATAACTTTGGTGGTGTAATGCAAGCTACCCACGGTCAGCACAACAGATTAAGAGCTCCAGGTTCAATCGGTGCAGGTTCTGACCCTTCTAGAGTTTTCAAAGGACTTAGAATGGCTGGTAGAATGGGAGGAAAACAGGTAACTGTTCAAAACCTTCAAGTGTTAAAAGTAGATACAGAACAAAATCTTTTAGTAGTAAAAGGTGCTGTTCCGGGAGCTAAAAATTCTTATGTAATTATCAAGAAATGGAACTAG
- the pta gene encoding phosphate acetyltransferase — protein sequence MNHSVYVITSSAQSGKSIVSLGLMQMLKRTTPNVAFFKPLIENKNVVDNHIDTILSHFNINMNYEDAYSYSRSEFTEHQNQGKINEVYDTIIEKYKNLENEFDFVLVEGSDFTEEGSVFEIDFNGSIAKNLGIPVLLVVKDSFETVPELVNNVIAEVNSFLEKDVNIIGVIVNRCEKEQSEVQKLINKEIKKGIFVAVIPNNPELGKPSIREIINHIRGHVLFGKEKLDNIAKTTVIGAMQLANFLPRITPDSLCIMPGDRSDLIVGTSLANISPKYPNISGIVLTGGFTPERSIIKLMLDNQKPIPIITTNLGTFEAASVISRIKPKIYAENKSKIKLSIDLFESSVDVEELNAKINSVKTESLTPRMFQYNLLSNAKKIQKHIVLPEGNDDRILTAASQIAEDKVAKITILGDPEKVKSRVAQLGLNWDESRISIVDPHNSEFYEDYANALYELRKSKGLELTSAQDLMLDASYFGTMMVHKGHADGMVSGAVNTTAHTIKPALQFVKTKPGFKTVSSVFFMLLDDRVLVYGDCAIVPNPNPEQLAEIAISSADSAKTFGIETPKVAMLSYSSGTSGSGEEVEKVRKATEIVKSLRPDILVEGPIQYDAAVDPIVGKSKLPNSPVAGQANVLIFPDLNTGNNTYKAVQRETGALAVGPMLQGLNKPINDLSRGATIEDIYNTVIITAIQSTNN from the coding sequence ATGAATCATTCAGTATACGTAATTACCTCTTCTGCACAAAGCGGAAAATCTATTGTAAGTCTTGGATTAATGCAAATGCTGAAACGCACCACTCCTAATGTAGCGTTTTTTAAGCCTCTTATCGAAAATAAAAATGTAGTAGACAATCATATAGACACTATTTTATCTCACTTTAATATTAACATGAATTATGAGGATGCTTACTCATATTCTAGAAGTGAGTTTACGGAACATCAAAATCAAGGAAAAATCAATGAGGTTTATGATACCATCATCGAGAAATATAAAAATTTAGAAAATGAATTTGATTTTGTATTGGTAGAAGGAAGTGATTTTACAGAAGAAGGTTCTGTTTTTGAAATAGATTTCAATGGTTCTATTGCCAAAAATTTAGGAATCCCAGTTTTATTAGTGGTAAAAGACAGTTTCGAAACCGTTCCTGAATTGGTAAATAATGTGATTGCAGAAGTCAATTCATTTTTAGAAAAAGACGTTAATATAATAGGAGTAATTGTTAATCGTTGCGAAAAAGAACAAAGCGAAGTACAAAAACTCATCAACAAAGAAATTAAAAAAGGAATCTTCGTAGCCGTTATTCCAAACAATCCAGAATTAGGAAAACCATCTATCCGCGAAATCATCAATCATATTAGAGGTCATGTTTTATTCGGGAAAGAAAAACTAGACAACATTGCGAAAACCACGGTTATTGGAGCGATGCAATTAGCGAATTTCTTGCCTAGAATTACACCAGACAGCCTCTGTATTATGCCAGGAGACAGAAGCGACCTCATTGTAGGAACTTCTTTGGCGAATATTTCACCGAAATATCCTAATATTTCTGGAATTGTTTTAACAGGTGGTTTCACGCCAGAAAGATCTATTATCAAATTAATGCTCGACAATCAAAAACCTATTCCGATTATCACTACTAATCTCGGAACTTTTGAAGCAGCATCTGTAATTTCTAGAATTAAACCGAAAATTTACGCAGAAAATAAATCAAAAATAAAATTAAGTATTGACTTGTTTGAAAGTTCTGTTGACGTAGAAGAGCTCAATGCCAAAATAAACTCTGTGAAAACAGAAAGTCTCACCCCGAGAATGTTCCAATACAATCTCTTGAGTAATGCTAAAAAAATTCAAAAGCACATTGTTTTACCAGAGGGCAATGACGATAGAATTCTAACCGCTGCATCTCAAATTGCAGAAGACAAAGTGGCAAAAATTACCATTTTAGGCGACCCTGAAAAAGTAAAATCTAGAGTAGCGCAACTCGGATTAAACTGGGACGAAAGTAGAATTTCTATCGTAGACCCTCACAACAGTGAATTCTACGAAGATTACGCCAACGCTTTATATGAATTAAGAAAATCAAAAGGTTTAGAATTGACATCTGCACAAGATTTAATGCTAGATGCTTCTTACTTTGGTACCATGATGGTACACAAAGGTCATGCAGACGGAATGGTTTCTGGTGCTGTAAATACAACAGCTCACACCATAAAACCTGCTTTACAATTTGTGAAGACAAAACCTGGTTTCAAAACTGTATCTTCAGTATTTTTCATGCTGTTAGATGACAGAGTTTTGGTTTACGGAGATTGTGCCATTGTACCCAATCCGAATCCTGAACAATTAGCAGAAATTGCGATTTCTTCTGCCGATTCTGCCAAAACATTTGGTATAGAAACGCCTAAAGTGGCGATGCTTTCTTATTCTTCTGGAACATCTGGAAGCGGTGAAGAAGTAGAAAAAGTGAGAAAAGCTACAGAAATTGTAAAATCTCTACGTCCTGATATTTTAGTAGAAGGACCTATTCAATATGACGCTGCAGTAGACCCAATCGTTGGTAAAAGCAAATTGCCAAACTCACCTGTTGCTGGACAAGCCAATGTTCTTATTTTCCCAGACTTGAATACAGGAAACAACACTTACAAAGCGGTTCAAAGAGAAACTGGTGCATTAGCAGTTGGCCCAATGTTACAAGGTCTAAACAAACCAATTAACGATTTAAGTCGTGGTGCTACCATTGAAGATATTTACAACACCGTAATTATTACAGCGATACAATCTACTAACAATTAA
- a CDS encoding acetate/propionate family kinase: MNILVINAGSSSLKYQIINILSQQVLAKGLAERIGIEGGRIKHQYAKDDGFGEYILEENLPEHATAFEAITGLLTHPDFGVIENPESIKAIGHRVVHGGEKFTKTQIITPEVKEAIKTLIPLAPLHNPANLIGIEASEKFFPNAVQVAVFDTAFFATLPEHAYRYAIPKKFYTDNSIRVYGFHGTSHKFVYNEAKKILKNDHLKAITIHLGNGASMAAVNENGESIDTTLGFGPLCGLAMGTRSGDIDPSVIFYMVEELGFSLQEVKNILNKESGMLGLGGSSDARDINEKCEQGDADAKLTLELYTYRIKKYIGSYFAALNGIDSIIFTAGLGENDAVVRSWSCKNLEALGIKLDEEANVKFNHTKVPVEIQAPESKVKILIIPTNEELEIAQQTYELIQ, from the coding sequence ATGAACATATTAGTTATTAATGCAGGAAGCTCATCTCTGAAATATCAAATCATCAATATCCTTTCACAACAAGTTTTGGCTAAAGGTTTAGCAGAACGTATCGGAATTGAAGGGGGTAGAATCAAACATCAATATGCAAAAGATGATGGCTTCGGCGAATATATTTTAGAAGAAAATTTACCAGAACATGCTACAGCTTTCGAGGCGATTACGGGTTTATTAACTCATCCAGATTTTGGAGTTATCGAAAATCCTGAAAGCATCAAAGCGATTGGTCACAGAGTAGTTCACGGCGGCGAAAAATTCACAAAAACGCAAATCATTACTCCAGAAGTGAAAGAAGCGATAAAAACTTTGATTCCATTGGCTCCACTTCATAATCCGGCAAACTTAATTGGGATAGAAGCTTCTGAAAAGTTCTTTCCAAATGCTGTTCAGGTAGCAGTTTTTGACACAGCGTTTTTCGCTACTCTTCCAGAACACGCTTACCGATATGCTATTCCTAAAAAATTCTATACAGATAATAGCATTAGAGTGTATGGTTTCCACGGAACGAGCCACAAATTTGTATACAATGAAGCCAAAAAAATTCTGAAAAATGACCATTTAAAAGCCATTACCATTCACTTAGGAAATGGTGCAAGTATGGCTGCAGTAAATGAAAACGGAGAAAGTATAGATACGACTTTAGGTTTTGGCCCACTTTGTGGATTGGCGATGGGAACTAGAAGTGGCGATATAGATCCTTCTGTGATTTTTTACATGGTAGAAGAATTAGGCTTTTCTTTACAAGAGGTGAAAAACATATTGAATAAAGAAAGTGGAATGCTTGGTTTAGGCGGAAGCAGCGATGCAAGAGACATCAACGAAAAATGTGAACAAGGCGATGCTGATGCTAAACTGACTTTAGAATTATATACTTACAGAATTAAAAAATACATCGGTTCTTATTTTGCAGCGTTGAATGGAATTGACTCCATTATTTTCACGGCTGGTTTAGGAGAAAATGATGCAGTGGTAAGAAGTTGGTCTTGTAAAAATTTAGAAGCGCTTGGCATAAAGCTAGACGAAGAAGCCAATGTGAAGTTTAATCACACAAAAGTTCCTGTAGAAATTCAAGCACCAGAAAGCAAAGTGAAAATTCTGATTATTCCTACCAATGAAGAATTAGAAATTGCACAGCAAACGTATGAATTGATTCAGTAA
- a CDS encoding DUF1294 domain-containing protein yields MILNYILVISIFSFLLFGFDKRNATRGGNRISEFVLLLLSFLGGSVGSLLGMLVFRHKISKTSFKIKFGLIFLVQILIIFYYLKSNY; encoded by the coding sequence ATGATTTTGAATTATATACTTGTTATTTCTATTTTTAGTTTTTTGTTATTTGGTTTTGACAAAAGAAATGCAACTCGTGGTGGAAATAGAATTTCGGAGTTTGTTCTTTTGTTGCTCTCATTTCTCGGCGGAAGTGTAGGCTCACTTTTGGGAATGCTTGTTTTCCGACATAAAATTTCTAAAACTTCCTTTAAAATAAAATTTGGACTAATATTCTTAGTCCAAATTCTTATCATTTTCTATTATTTAAAATCTAATTACTGA
- a CDS encoding alpha/beta hydrolase → MKNLVFLLLSLFTFAQTPKVSSGKIIEYKNFKSEIIGERTVRIWLPENYNPKVKHQVLYANDGQMLWDETITWNKQEWKLDENLGELVREKKIKPTIVVAIDNADKNRHSEYFPQKPFESLSQKKQDSLYNLFRSKDQSLFGGKIYSDEYLKFLVKELKPFVDKNYSTYTDAPHTFIMGSSMGGLISMYAICEYPEIFGGAICMSTHWPGIFASENNPIPLAFQSYLKANLPNPKTHKIYFDFGTETLDKLYEPYQMKVDEIMKAKKFRKKNWQTLKFEGEDHSEKSWAKRLSIPLTFMLK, encoded by the coding sequence ATGAAAAACCTAGTATTCCTTCTCCTTTCCCTTTTTACTTTCGCTCAAACGCCAAAAGTTTCTTCTGGAAAAATCATAGAATACAAAAATTTTAAATCCGAAATCATCGGAGAAAGAACCGTGAGAATTTGGCTTCCCGAAAATTATAATCCAAAGGTAAAACACCAAGTTCTTTATGCCAATGACGGACAAATGCTTTGGGATGAAACCATCACTTGGAACAAGCAAGAATGGAAGCTAGACGAAAATTTAGGAGAACTCGTTCGCGAGAAGAAAATAAAACCTACAATTGTAGTTGCCATAGACAATGCAGATAAAAACCGTCATAGCGAATATTTTCCGCAGAAACCTTTTGAAAGTTTGTCTCAAAAAAAGCAAGATTCTCTATACAATCTTTTCAGAAGTAAAGATCAATCACTTTTTGGTGGTAAAATCTATTCAGATGAATATTTGAAATTTTTAGTAAAAGAACTCAAACCTTTTGTAGATAAAAATTATAGCACTTATACAGATGCACCACACACGTTTATCATGGGAAGTTCTATGGGCGGATTGATTTCTATGTATGCTATTTGCGAATATCCTGAAATTTTTGGCGGTGCAATTTGTATGTCTACACATTGGCCAGGAATTTTTGCGTCAGAAAACAATCCTATTCCTCTTGCTTTTCAAAGCTATTTAAAAGCCAATTTGCCCAATCCTAAAACGCATAAAATCTATTTTGATTTCGGTACAGAAACGCTTGATAAATTGTATGAACCTTATCAAATGAAAGTAGATGAGATCATGAAAGCTAAAAAGTTTCGGAAGAAAAACTGGCAAACTTTAAAATTTGAAGGAGAAGACCACAGCGAAAAATCTTGGGCAAAAAGACTTTCTATTCCATTAACTTTTATGTTGAAATGA
- the rpsJ gene encoding 30S ribosomal protein S10 has translation MSQRIRIKLKSYDYNLVDKSAEKIVKTVKATGAVVNGPIPLPTHKRIFTVLRSPHVNKKAREQFQLSAHKRLMDIYSSSSKTVDALMKLELPSGVDVEIKV, from the coding sequence ATGTCACAAAGAATCAGAATAAAACTTAAGTCTTACGATTACAATTTAGTAGATAAGTCTGCTGAGAAAATCGTGAAAACTGTAAAAGCTACTGGTGCTGTGGTAAACGGACCTATTCCATTGCCAACTCACAAAAGAATCTTTACAGTTCTTAGATCACCACACGTAAACAAGAAAGCAAGAGAGCAGTTCCAACTTTCTGCTCACAAGAGATTGATGGATATCTATTCTTCTTCTTCTAAAACTGTAGATGCTCTAATGAAATTAGAGTTACCTTCAGGTGTAGACGTAGAAATCAAAGTGTGA
- the fusA gene encoding elongation factor G encodes MSRDLKYTRNIGIAAHIDAGKTTTTERILFYTGKTHKIGEVHEGAATMDWMEQEAERGITITSAATTCSWNFPTDQGKTLPETKPYHFNIIDTPGHVDFTVEVNRSLRVLDGLVFLFSAVDGVEPQSETNWRLADNYKVARMGFVNKMDRQGADFLNVVKQVKEMLGSNAVPIVLPIGAEEDFKGVVDLIKNRAIIWDEAGQGATFDVVPIPEDMKDEVMEYREKLVEAVADYDETLMEKFFEDPDSITEEEINAALRAATIDLSIIPMTCGSSFKNKGVQFMLDAVCKYLPSPLDKDDIKGTDPKTDAEIIRKPDVKEPFAALAFKIATDPFVGRLAFFRAYSGRLDAGSYVLNTRSGNKERISRIYQMHANKQNPVEFIEAGDIGAAVGFKDIKTGDTLSDEKAPIVLESMIFPDPVIGIAVEPKTKADQDKMGNALAKLAEEDPTFTVKTDEASGQTIISGMGELHLDIIVDRMRREFKVEVNQGQPQVEYKEALTQVANHREVYKKQSGGRGKFADIVFEIGPADEGKTGLEFINEIKGGNIPREFIPSVEKGFKESMKNGPLAGFEVESMKVTLKDGSFHAVDSDQLSFELAAKMGFKASGKAAKAVIMEPIMKLEVVTPEEYMGDIVGDLNRRRGTVNGMDDRNNAKVIKAFVPLSEMFGYVTSLRTLSSGRATSSMEFERYEPAPTNIAEEVIAKARG; translated from the coding sequence ATGAGTAGAGATCTTAAATACACAAGAAATATTGGGATTGCTGCGCACATTGATGCCGGTAAAACTACCACTACAGAGCGTATTCTTTTCTATACAGGTAAAACTCACAAAATTGGAGAAGTACACGAAGGTGCTGCTACAATGGACTGGATGGAACAAGAAGCAGAAAGAGGTATTACCATTACTTCTGCTGCTACTACATGTAGCTGGAATTTCCCAACAGATCAAGGGAAAACACTTCCTGAAACTAAACCTTACCACTTCAATATCATTGATACCCCAGGACACGTAGACTTCACAGTAGAAGTAAACAGATCTCTTAGAGTATTAGATGGTCTTGTGTTCTTATTCTCAGCAGTAGACGGAGTAGAGCCTCAGTCAGAAACCAACTGGAGATTGGCTGATAACTACAAAGTTGCGAGAATGGGATTCGTAAACAAAATGGACAGACAAGGAGCTGATTTCTTAAACGTTGTAAAACAAGTTAAAGAAATGTTAGGTTCTAATGCAGTTCCAATCGTTTTACCAATCGGTGCTGAAGAAGATTTCAAAGGTGTAGTAGACTTAATTAAGAACAGAGCTATCATCTGGGATGAAGCAGGACAAGGAGCAACTTTTGATGTAGTTCCAATTCCTGAAGATATGAAAGATGAGGTAATGGAATATAGAGAAAAATTAGTAGAAGCAGTAGCTGATTACGATGAAACTCTAATGGAAAAATTCTTTGAAGATCCAGATTCTATTACTGAAGAAGAAATCAATGCTGCACTTAGAGCTGCAACTATTGATTTATCTATCATTCCTATGACTTGTGGTTCTTCATTCAAAAATAAAGGAGTTCAGTTCATGCTAGATGCAGTTTGTAAATATCTTCCTTCTCCACTAGATAAGGATGATATCAAAGGAACTGATCCTAAAACTGATGCTGAAATCATTAGAAAACCAGACGTAAAAGAGCCTTTCGCTGCATTAGCTTTCAAAATTGCTACTGACCCATTTGTAGGTAGATTAGCATTCTTTAGAGCTTATTCAGGAAGATTAGATGCTGGATCTTATGTTCTAAATACAAGATCTGGAAACAAAGAAAGAATTTCTAGAATCTACCAAATGCACGCTAACAAGCAAAATCCAGTAGAATTTATCGAAGCTGGAGATATCGGTGCAGCAGTAGGTTTCAAAGATATCAAAACGGGAGATACTCTTTCTGATGAAAAAGCACCAATCGTTCTTGAATCTATGATTTTCCCAGATCCAGTAATTGGTATCGCTGTAGAACCTAAAACTAAAGCAGACCAAGATAAAATGGGTAATGCTCTTGCTAAATTAGCAGAAGAAGATCCTACATTTACTGTGAAAACTGATGAAGCTTCAGGTCAAACTATTATTTCAGGGATGGGAGAACTTCACCTTGATATCATCGTTGACCGTATGAGAAGAGAATTTAAAGTAGAGGTTAACCAAGGTCAACCACAAGTAGAATACAAAGAAGCTCTTACACAAGTTGCTAACCATAGAGAAGTTTACAAAAAACAATCAGGTGGTAGAGGTAAGTTCGCAGATATCGTATTCGAAATTGGTCCTGCAGACGAAGGTAAAACTGGTTTAGAATTCATCAACGAAATTAAAGGTGGTAACATTCCTAGAGAATTTATCCCTTCAGTTGAAAAAGGTTTCAAAGAATCTATGAAAAACGGTCCATTAGCTGGTTTCGAAGTAGAATCTATGAAAGTAACCCTTAAAGATGGATCTTTCCACGCAGTAGACTCTGACCAATTATCTTTCGAATTAGCTGCTAAAATGGGTTTCAAAGCTTCTGGTAAAGCTGCTAAAGCTGTAATTATGGAGCCTATTATGAAACTTGAGGTAGTTACACCTGAAGAATATATGGGAGATATCGTAGGAGACCTTAACAGAAGAAGAGGTACTGTAAACGGTATGGATGATAGAAATAACGCTAAAGTAATCAAAGCTTTCGTTCCACTATCTGAAATGTTTGGTTATGTTACTTCGCTTAGAACTTTATCTTCTGGTAGAGCTACTTCTTCTATGGAGTTCGAGAGATACGAACCAGCTCCAACAAATATTGCAGAAGAAGTAATTGCTAAAGCAAGAGGTTAA